A window of the Dioscorea cayenensis subsp. rotundata cultivar TDr96_F1 chromosome 14, TDr96_F1_v2_PseudoChromosome.rev07_lg8_w22 25.fasta, whole genome shotgun sequence genome harbors these coding sequences:
- the LOC120275557 gene encoding auxin response factor 18-like gives MLRGSAKVATMRKESEKCLDSQLWHACAGGMVQMPAVNSKVYYFPQGHAEHAQGKPDFGSSPQVPALVLCWVAAVKFMADPETDEVFAKIRLVPVCSNEHDYGDGDEEMNLGSDGSELTEKSTSFAKTLTQSDANNGGGFSVPRYCAETIFPKLDYSADPPVQTVLAKDVHGEVWKFRHIYRGTPRRHLLTTGWSTFVNHKKLVAGDSIVFLRAENGDLCVGIRRAKRGIAGGSESPAGWNPLMNNSVSSYGGFSPLFREDEGKFMRDNVHGGGMNMNGNMRGRGKVKAESVIEAASLAANGQPFEVVYYPRASTPEFCVRAAAVRGAMRIQWTSGMRFKMAFETEDSSRISWFMGTISSAQVADPIRWPNSPWRLLQVTWDEPDLLQNVKRVSPWLVELVSNMPAIHLAPFSPPRKKLRFPPHPDFPPDGQLPPPIFSTKPLGPSRTPFCCLPDGTPAGIQGARHAQFGVTLPDLHLNKLQAGLFQNGFHQLDNNTPTSRIPTKFFIGNPNLKLTIGNPSMNTKKPQLVLFGQPILTEEQLSLSSSGDGGSPVLTGNSLSDENPEKAANMSDNSGSAIHQNGPIENSSCEGFRWYRDHQATEHGFENGICKVFMEAEDVGRTLDLSVFHSYEELYGRLSNMFGIEKSDMMNHVLYHDPCGAVKHAGVEPFSEFMKTARRLTILMDSGSDNIGR, from the exons ATGCTTAGAGGTTCAGCTAAAGTAGCAACAATGAGAAAAGAGAGTGAGAAGTGTTTGGACTCACAGCTATGGCACGCCTGTGCCGGAGGCATGGTCCAGATGCCGGCGGTGAACTCCAAAGTCTACTACTTCCCCCAAGGGCATGCTGAGCACGCTCAGGGGAAACCAGACTTTGGGAGCTCCCCTCAAGTTCCGGCACTTGTGCTTTGCTGGGTGGCTGCAGTGAAGTTCATGGCTGATCCTGAGACCGATGAAGTCTTCGCCAAGATCCGGCTTGTTCCGGTATGTAGCAATGAGCATGACTACGGTGACGGCGATGAGGAGATGAATTTGGGAAGTGATGGGTCTGAATTGACTGAAAAATCAACTTCCTTTGCTAAGACATTAACTCAATCAGATGCAAACAATGGTGGAGGGTTCTCAGTGCCTCGGTATTGTGCTGAAACTATTTTCCCTAAACTGGACTACTCTGCTGACCCACCAGTTCAAACCGTGCTTGCTAAGGATGTTCATGGTGAGGTTTGGAAGTTCCGACATATATATAGGGGGACCCCTCGCCGGCATTTGCTCACCACCGGGTGGAGCACTTTTGTGAACCACAAGAAGCTTGTGGCCGGGGATTCTATCGTGTTCCTTAGAGCAGAGAATGGTGATCTTTGTGTGGGGATAAGAAGGGCAAAGAGAGGGATTGCCGGAGGATCAGAGTCCCCTGCTGGATGGAACCCCTTGATGAACAATAGTGTGTCCTCTTATGGAGGCTTCTCTCCACTCTTCAGAGAAGATGAAGGGAAGTTCATGAGAGATAATGTTCATGGCGGTGGTATGAATATGAATGGTAATATGAGGGGAAGGGGGAAGGTGAAGGCAGAGTCTGTCATTGAGGCTGCAAGTCTTGCAGCTAACGGGCAACCTTTTGAGGTTGTTTATTACCCGAGGGCCAGTACACCCGAATTTTGTGTCAGGGCAGCAGCAGTGAGAGGAGCGATGAGAATCCAGTGGACTTCGGGCATGAGGTTTAAGATGGCCTTTGAGACTGAGGACTCCTCGAGGATAAGTTGGTTCATGGGAACTATATCATCTGCTCAGGTTGCCGACCCCATTAGATGGCCTAATTCACCCTGGAGACTTCTTCAG GTAACATGGGATGAGCCGGATCTGTTGCAGAATGTGAAACGCGTGAGTCCTTGGCTGGTTGAGCTAGTTTCAAACATGCCGGCCATACACCTAGCACCCTTCTCACCACCGAGGAAAAAGCTCCGATTCCCTCCCCACCCTGATTTTCCCCCCGACGGCCAACTTCCACCCCCCATTTTCTCCACAAAACCCCTTGGGCCCAGCAGAACCCCGTTTTGCTGTCTTCCAGACGGCACTCCTGCAGGCATACAGGGAGCCAGGCATGCTCAATTTGGTGTTACTTTACCAGATCTCCACCTCAACAAACTGCAGGCGGGTCTGTTCCAAAACGGGTTTCACCAGCTTGATAATAATACTCCAACCTCTAGAATCCCCACCAAATTTTTCATCGGAAATCCAAACCTTAAGCTAACAATCGGCAATCCGTCTATGAACACAAAGAAACCTCAGCTAGTACTCTTTGGACAACCGATACTAACTGAAGAGCAGCTCTCTCTAAGCAGCTCCGGAGATGGGGGCTCACCCGTGCTTACTGGAAACAGTTTGTCTGATGAGAATCCTGAGAAAGCCGCAAACATGTCAGACAATTCTGGCTCCGCAATCCATCAGAACGGACCAATTGAAAATTCTTCTTGTGAAGGATTCCGATGGTACAGGGATCATCAAGCCACTGAGCACGGGTTTGAAAATGGTATCTGTAAGGTATTCATGGAAGCTGAGGATGTCGGTCGCACGCTTGATCTCTCTGTTTTCCATTCATACGAGGAGCTGTATGGGAGGTTATCAAACATGTTCGGGATTGAGAAATCAGACATGATGAACCATGTGCTTTACCATGACCCATGCGGTGCTGTTAAACATGCTGGAGTCGAACCATTCAG CGAATTTATGAAAACAGCAAGACGGTTGACGATATTAATGGATTCCGGCAGTGACAACATAGGAAGATAA
- the LOC120275193 gene encoding protein ENHANCED DISEASE RESISTANCE 2-like — MGISLVDGKMEGWLYLIRFNRLGLQNFKRRYIILDTNSLSCYKFVPTSRTQSPVRNVPIDSCTRVMDNGRESIHKNDFYVFTLYNAANHIDPLKLGARSSEEAARWIHSITDTALQLQELPNKGENFVPCSRRRKQPHRLNTKERARSSSIDWTGLLSPRSYSMSSDVIAPSPWTIFGCKNGLRFFKEARDGNSHGKWDDNQALMAVGVVDATSEAIFQTVMSLGPSRSEWDFCFSCGGVVEHLDSHTDVIHKKFSDALIPWGMKRRDLLLQRYWRREDDGTYVILYQSVFHPKCHPERGCIRAYLKSGGFVITPVNQGKQSVVKHMMAVDWRVWRAIVFSSSAKFMTMQMLGRVAALREFFRAKIGNCIFADVSSVELTREIGLPQSETEDIKMEVQSLGETGKCADSSEETSNSPSKHANINVSIPRRNDVVEEFFDVPDESEYDLDSTWPSDAKMLSQDKCHSLPTTAVFVHRLQNLTVERSNSMYSLDTRTGNMVTCRYGTTLPYDSSCASPCTWATADPSSFLIRGQTYLQNNQKVKATSTLMKLVGTDWLSSDKREDDLGGRLGEHSSGVCCTRRVANFFSLSTYRSPVRQHTILPFII, encoded by the exons ATGGGAATTTCTCTAGTTGATGGCAAGATGGAAGGTTGGTTGTATCTCATCCGTTTCAATCGTCTTGGCCTTCAGAATTTCAAGAGAAGATACATCATTCTCGATACCAACTCCCTCTCTTGTTACAAGTTTGTTCCCACATCCAGAACTCAG AGTCCTGTGAGAAATGTCCCAATTGATTCTTGCACGCGTGTTATGGACAATGGCAGAGAGAGCATCCACAAGAAT GATTTCTATGTTTTTACCCTTTATAATGCTGCTAATCACATTGATCCACTTAAG TTGGGGGCTAGAAGCTCAGAGGAAGCTGCTCGATGGATTCATTCAATAACTGATACAGCActgcag TTGCAGGAGTTACCGAATAAGGGAGAGAATTTTGTACCTTGCTCTAGGAGGAGAAAGCAACCTCATAG ATTGAACACCAAGGAAAGAGCTCGTAGCAGCTCCATTG ACTGGACCGGTCTTCTGTCTCCACGCTCATACTCTATGTCCTCAGATGTTATTGCACCTTCTCCATGGACAATATTTGGTTGTAAAAACG GCTTAAGATTTTTTAAGGAGGCTAGGGATGGTAATTCCCATGGAAAG TGGGATGATAATCAAGCTTTAATGGCAGTAGGTGTGGTAGATGCAACTTCAGAGGCGATATTTCAGACAgtgatgtctcttggtccatcCAGATCAGA ATGGGATTTCTGTTTCTCTTGTGGCGGAGTGGTTGAACACCTTGACAGTCATACAGATGTTATTCACAAGAAATTCAGTGATGCTTTGATTCCTTG GGGAATGAAGCGCAGAGATTTGCTCTTGCAACGTTATTGGAGGAGAGAAGATGATGGAACATATG TAATTCTTTATCAGTCTGTTTTCCACCCAAAATGTCATCCTGAAAGAGGCTGCATACGTGCCTACCTTAAAA GTGGAGGTTTTGTTATAACTCCAGTGAATCAAGGAAAACAATCGGTCGTCAAGCACATGATGGCAGTTGATTGGAGAGTTTGGAGAGCTATTGTATTTTCCTCCTCGGCAAAGTTTATGACAATGCAGATGCTAGGGAGAGTTGCAG CCCTGAGAGAATTTTTCCGGGCAAAAATCGGGAACTGCATATTTGCTGATGTATCATCAGTTGAATTAACTAGGGAGATAGGATTGCCACAGAGTGAAACAGAAGACATCAAGATGGAAGTGCAGTCACTTGGTGAGACTGGCAAATGTGCCGACTCTTCAGAGGAAACTTCAAATTCTCCTTCAAAACATGCAAATATCAATGTTTCAATTCCTCGTCGAAATGATGTTGTTGAGGAATTCTTTGATGTTCCTGATGAATCAGAGTATGATCTAGATTCTACTTGGCCATCTGATGCGAAAATGCTATCTCAG GATAAGTGTCATTCTTTACCAACAACTGCTGTGTTTGTGCATAGACTTCAGAACCTTACTG TCGAAAGGAGTAACAGCATGTATTCACTAGACACAAGAACAGGCAACATGGTGACATGCAGATATGGAACTACTCTTCCATATGATTCAAGCTGTGCTTCACCTTGCACTTGGGCCACTGCTGATCCTTCATCATTTTTGATTCGTGGTCAAACTTATTTGCAAAACAATCAGAAG GTGAAAGCGACGAGTACATTGATGAAACTTGTAGGCACTGATTGGTTATCATCTGATAAGCGGGAAGATGATCTTGGTGGTCGACTCGGGGAGCATAGTTCAG GAGTATGCTGCACGAGGCGAGTAgcgaattttttttcattatcaaCATACAG GTCCCCGGTTCGACAACATACAATCTTGCCTTTTATTATATGA